Within Anopheles ziemanni chromosome 2, idAnoZiCoDA_A2_x.2, whole genome shotgun sequence, the genomic segment TGAATTTTTAGTGCATCAAAGTCGTGAAGACCCTTGCTTCAATGAATAGTAGTTGCTTACACTATATTTACGGCAGGTCGCACTGAAAAACATGCTGACAAATGCAAATTATTTGTCCGCACCGCACCGGGAGCCAATTCAAACCGTGCCCGTATGTATCCAGCACGTAAGGTTTTATTACGCAAAGCAATTTCCTCAGGTTGTGAAACTCACGTTAAGagtgaaaaattcaaatattctaAACAGTTCTCACACACATTTCAATGTCGTGTACGGTCATTTAGATAGCGGGTTTGTTTGCGCCACGGTGGGAAGACGTCTTTTCCCAGGtggttgaataatttaaagtCCTTTGGAAATTTATGCCATTTTCCTCAATATGAGTCTAATGTCACCTAATAAAATGATATCGTTTCAGAGatagtttaaattatttcttagtcatattttaaataaaagcatGTGAAGTTTttatgcatgttttttttaacaaataggTAGGTAACATTTTATCTTGTTCAGCTTCGATAAGGTTACCAAATAATCGATACTAAAATTATGACTCAAAGCTCTGGAAACCCCGACTAAAAGTCAGTAAACTTAGTTGTTTGCCATTTCACGCTATCCACTTCCAGGGTCTCTTAAGCTGTGAACGGAAGAAAGGGTATTCCCGCCGGCTTGTGAGTCGAGTGTAATCGCATTCGAAGGCTACAACCGAACAGAAGACGTATTTACTATTAACCCAGTCGGCGTAGTTCTTCCGCGGTAGTTCGTTGCATGTTACCGGTTCCTGTGTTATGCGTTCGAAATTTCCTGACGGACACCATGACTCACGAAGAAACTACCGTGTGCTCAGAGTCCTCGTAAAAATGCCTCACAGCATATTGTTTCAATTAGGGCAATCAATTCACTGTCAACACTGATGGTCAGTTCCGCTCGATGGCAAACGAATGCTCGAAGCGTCTACGCTGGCCAAGAGGCATGGGGAGACACGCAACTAAGACGCTGGCGAAGGAGGCTGTGACTTGATTTGATTATTGTGGTCTGCTGCGACTCCTTTGATTCACGAGACGCCGTGTTGTTCAAAGTGGGGCGAGACATATTAAACCCATTAGTGGTTTTGCTTCTTCTAAACACAATGCGAACGTTGTTTCTCTCTGACCACCGGTTTCTTCGACGATAGTAAATGCTACCTAGTGCGCCCTACCCGGTGGGTGATTTTTCCTGTGATAATGTCCTGCGGCGAGCATAAAAAGTTTAACGTAGTAATGGtaacacttttaacgttttctttctctttccggATACCACAGCTACCTGGCGGGGCGCCTCAATATCATCAGTAACTTCGAGGCGAAGGGCCTGAACACGTTCGTCGGCACGTTCGCCCTGCCGTCGGTGATCTTTCTTTCGCTGGCCGAACTCGACTGGAGCACGGTCAACTGGAACTTCCTGCTATCGATACTGATCGCGAAGACGATCGTGTTCTTCGCGGTCGCGATCATATCACTGCTCGTCGCCCGTCCCGTCAACTATGGCCGGGCGGGATTGCTGGCCATCTTTTGCACGCAGAGCAATGATTTCGCCATCGGATATCCAATCGGTGAGGAGAGGTTTTCAAACGAAGGTTTAAGAAAAAGATCACGAATTAACTATTTGCTTCTGATTTTCTTCTCGACTTTCAGTGTCGGCTTTGTACTCAAAACTACATCCTGAGTATGCGTCCTACATTTACCTGCTGGCGCCAATCTCTCTGGCGATCCTCAATCCGATCGGGTACGTTCTGATGGAAATTTCCAAAATTAAGGAGAAAAATGCGCAAAACAATGTgagtatttcttttttaaatagagtatttttcatcattttttctTAGTAACTGTTACACCCTCATTAAATATTGATGCAATATCAACACAAGCTATAATTTTATTAGCAGAAAGTCCAGAAAGATTTCCCCTCCATTAGTAGCACACAATGTAAACCTGAATTTAATTCGTTTGGATTTTTTGGTTGTATATTGTCGTCAGTGGAAATAACCTGTAATGATATAGTTGTTCCTTCCATCTCAAAGTTGAAAAGGCTTCCATCGTACGGGAGAGGGAATCATAACGATAGCCGTTTAACTTGCTTCGACCGGAAGTGTAATTAtggcgtgtgtgtttttctcaaCCGACAGCGGTCATTGTTGGTGACATCAAACAGGTGCTTGTTTGATTACGATTGCTTTATGGGCGCCCGTTTGTGACCGTGTCGCAAAATTATTTGCACATTTTCAAATCATTACGTTCATttgtaacaattttcaagtaaACGAGTGTAATTTtcacattaaaattaatgtgAAGATGAGCAAATGATTGCAAATAGTGCAGAGAAATTACCTCTCTTTCTCCTTTTGAATTCCGTAGGCATCGTCGGATGAAGAAGCGAATCCTCCACCTACAACTTGCCCCGAATTGGCCGCCCAGAACCGGCGAAAAATCTTGAAGGGAAAGGCACTGGTCGTAATTAAAACGATCGAATCGATCTTCTTCAACCCGATCCTCCTGATGACCTTGCTGGGCGTGATTGGTGGCCAGATTTTCCCCAAAGGACTCCCCGTGTATCTGTCCAGCGTGCTACGATCTCTGGGAAACTCTTTCTCTGCCACCGCCCTCTTCCTGCTCGGGTTACGCATGGTCGGAAAAGCGTCGACGTTGCAGGGCCCGGGTCTGATTCTACCCGGTATCCTCATTCTGGTGAAGCTGCTCGTTTTTCCTCTCGTCACGCGCCAAACGGTGAATATTATGAATGCTGGGGCAAACTTTAGCGAAACCACCGATCTGAGCACGTTCGGCTTTCTGTACGGAACGTTTCCGGCCGCCCCGGGGGTTTTCGTAATCGCTTCCCAGTACAACCGAGATGTAGATTTGGTGAGTACTTTGTGATATGTCCTTTCGCTTCAGTGTTCATATCAATGATTTGTCCATTTTTTCTAGGTTGCAAGCAGCATGGTGGCATCCACGTTCATCAGCGCTCCTCTGATGTTCATCTCGGCGAAAATGATCACCATCACGAATCTCACACCGGCCGACTATTTGAACGAACTGGACAAATTTTCCTTCGACATCAGCATCGTGGCGATCGTGGCCGGCGTGTGGATGTTGCTACTGTTTGCACTCACGCGCAAGGTGAAACGGATGCCACATCGCATCACGTGTTGTTTGCTTATTTCGCAGCTGATCTGCAACGTGGGCGTTATTCTGTGGTCAACACTTGAGCAGAACAGCCCGTGGAAGTTGTACCTGCAGTTTTACTTCTTCACGATCGGTTGCTACAGCAGCCGACTGTGGACGGCCTTCCTTGCCATCACGATTTTGTTTCTGCAGTGTCGGAGTCTCTGTTTCGTGCTCAAGCTGTGGCCAGTGTTTGTAAGTTGGAGAGTAGATTAGACTTAACAATAAGCTTACTTGAGGGttgtatttttgaaaaaagaacacgGAATGGAAAACCGTAGTATATTGTTAATAAGAGAAAAAGGGACATTATAAAAATGCCCCATGTTAAACGATAGCAACTTTCGCTTGATGTTAACTTTTACACGCTACTTTGACCCAAAGGCAAACTCAAATTACCAAGGcaacaaatgtaaaatttaatagTAAATAGAATTTTCAAGTGCTAGTTCGTAATTCAAAACGTAAGTAAGCGACGTTGAACATTCCCCTTACACtgtattttccttcttttcctttgaCAGATTGCTGCCGCCTGGGGCCTACCGACGCTCATGGTGTCCCTGCTGTTGTTTGTGGATGGCACAAATATCACCCCGACGGAGAAACGTAATCCCAGCTTCCAGTACGGTAATGCCCAGGCCGCCATAGCGGTATTCCTGCTCGTGATGTGTTTCATCGTGACGGTGGGATGCCTTATCCTTCATCAGCGCTTCAAGAAACGGCATGAACGCTATCTTACCCTTTCCCGGGAGGTGTCTTCACCCGACACTGAAACCGTCACCACAACGAGCTCCGTCGTGAACCTGTTGACGGGGAGCACCGGAAACGGCACGGTCGTCCACCGAAGGCGCCACTCGGTAACTTCCAGCGACGACGAGATCCTCACGACCGGACTGTCCGGCTGTGAGTCGGTCGGAAATGGAACGGGCTGCGGTGTGAACACTGGCAATGGGGGCTGCTGTAGCAGCTCGTCGGCGACCGTACGCACGGTGGTGGACATTGAAGATCTAGCCATCAACAACAGTATTAATAACGCAGACGTTGCGGGCGGATCGGACGCGATCCAATCGAATGGGATGTGCTCGGCACAGTTCAACTGTCCaacggcttcgaagcagcagTGCCAATCGCTCATCGATCGGTACCGCGAACAGGCCAACGATGGGCTGGAACCGCTCGAGTTTGACAAGACCGTCGATCAGCAGCAAATCCTACGCCACATGGTGCTCCTCATTCTGCTGctctgctcgatgtttgttggCCTCTCGCTGTCGGTGTGGACGCTTATCATGGAGGGAATGTCGGGAATCTACGTGGAGCTGACGTTCCTCGACGCGTTCCTCAATTTCGGCCAGAGCATCATCGTGCTGGCGGTCTTCATCACCGATACCGGCGAGCTGCTACTTCCGATGATGAAGTTCTGGCGGAAGGTGTGGTACGGTGCGAACTTACTTCAGCTGCCCATCTGGAGCGAACTCAGCACCGAAACACGTCACATCTGCGATCAGTTCACAACGCACCATTTGGAGAACTGTCGGAAGACGATTGCGAAGGATATCCGGTACGGTCCCTGGCGATTGATTACATTCTTTGTGACCATTTTTAATAACTTCTGATTGGCTTATCCTTGTCCCTTTTCCAGCTGGCGCATTAAGGTATATCGGCGGGTATTCTACGGGAGTGCCTTCGTAGACTGGCTGCTGGAGGTCGGGTTGGCAAAGGATCGTGCGGATGCAACGCACTACGCCCGTCGGTTAATCGATGGCCGAGTCCTACGCCACATCAACAACGTGTACCACTTTCACGACCGTAACCTACTCTACACGTTCTGTGAACGGCTGTAAGCGGGTACATTGAGAAAGACTTGAGCTAGACGGTCTATTTGACGTTGATTGCTTGTCATTCGAAAAACCTTAAACGCCGGTACAAACAACGCGACGGAAACCGCCCCTTCCCGTACAGCCAGTATCGTGCGGCTTCTGTGGCGGAGCGATAACGGGAAGAGGTGTTGATTGTTTAAGGCGGTGTGGTTGCTATTTTCGAATCGGTTACCAATCTGCACACTGACTTCAGAAGACCCGAAAAAAGGGCAACGCAATATGGCCGCACACTCTACACGTCGGGTCGAGATATTCATAGCGGTagcaatttttttatgttcaactTTTACgttgttagatttttttttatttagtttataCGGTTTCATTACATCAATGGGATTTTAATCCACAATTGTGAGTATGAAGGTGTAGCACCTTGCCTCTGACCAACATCATTATCCTTCGTGGAAGGCATGTGataaagacattttttttgcattaaatATTGCTAAAAGTTTAGTTTGCTAGTTTGAGGCAGTCCAGAGATATAAGAGAATAATTCAAAGCCAACTCTGGAGATCCGCATGTGACAGTTTAGTAGGTATGGtaacacaaaatgaaaaagttaGTGAAAGGGTGGGAGTAGCATGAAACAGAATGCTATTGCATCTACAATCATCGAACACCAAAAGAGATAAGCCAACACGTTGTGCTGTGGTATGTGCATTGAATGCGTACATTAGAATGTAGTAGAAGGAAGAGTGGAAAAAAAGTATTGTAACGGCAACGAATATTGCTTTAGTGTTATTCTAATATGCCTCAAGTTTGTACACGAAGCacaaatagttttaaaaaaaagtgttgtaATATAAATAGACCATATTTATTGTAAACCAGTAAATGGGAGAATATTCTCTGCCCTAACGCAATTCAACGACGCATTTTGATTCATTTCCGAAATTTTCTAGTACATGTAGAATATACAGGGTGTTTGGATGGAAGACAAtgtaaaattatgtttcaaGTTAACCTCGCTCCTCCTTGTTTTCGAAGGATACAATTTGTgatattattttatgttaataTCCACTGATCCATCAATCACCATCCATAATAATCCCACCTCTGTGCTAACTTTAGATCTAATGCGCAACCGTTAATCGTACCGACCAAAGTTGGGTTAAAGATAGCCTCCATCCCATTACGGTGGTGGGTCCAGAGGCACTGGGACATGTTTTATCTTTGTCATCGCGTACATTGTGGCCATTCTACGCATTCGCACCATTCTTCGTATCTTTGGTTTATCAAAAAGCAAATAGCGAAAAGACATTCCAATGATACCGTCTCATCAAGGGTAGAAGAAagtttttatcctttttatttttggggcATACCCCCCTTCTGGCTGGGGCGGAACGAACGTTTGTCGGTCGATGTTCGTGTGTTGCACAAATGTAGCCAGTCATGTAAATTCTACCGGTCGTCGGCACCGACGAAACGCCTGACAGCGACGATCCCGCCCCGATATGGCGAACAGCATTTCCGGTGGTTGTCGGCCGGCGAATCTTTGCACAGATATATTCTGGCGCAGGAAGTTTGAAGGTCAGCTCCGAAGTCTCGGTGTCCCTTGATGGAAAGAAGTCGTCTTACATCGGCTACCGAACAACCCACGGTTGGTCGGTTGCGTTCTCGTCTCGAATGCTGGCGTGTGAAGATCAGTGCTGATCGTATCGCGTATGTTCGTCCGTTGCGGGCGGTTTGGACTCATGTGTGGGTCTGGGGGCATATCAGATCAAAGTTTATCTTATCACGCCCCACCGAGCGAAGTAGCATgtatgttgttttcattttttgggaTGCCAAGGAAAGAGACTGTCCAATGTTTTGGACAGTACCCCGAGCCCTTGCGTATATAACCATTTCGGTTCGCTGAAGACGGTCAGTAGCATTCGATTGCACATCCTTGTAACAGCTAAAGAAGCCATCGAAGCACCGCTTgtaacaacaacacacaccaTGAAGGGTGAGTCCTTGCAGTGCGTTGGAATTATAGTTGGGGTGAAAATTTGCCTAAAATGAATCATGTGGAATTCGGTGACCAACTTCTACCAACAACGCTCGCCACTAGCCCATcacacatttttccttcctccccgcAGCCGTTATGCTTCTCTCCCTGCTCGCGATGGTGCTTGCCGTGGCCTTCGCCCAGAACGGTTGCGTCCGGGACGACAGCGATGGGCAGCCGCTGTGCAATGCGGCGGAGATGGCCACCCCGCTGTGGCGTAACAACTGGGATCCGACCGCGTACTGGCAGTGCGAGACCGCCAACACTCCGGCCACCTACCGTCGCTGCCCGACCGAGGGCATGTTCAACAGTGTCACCCGCACCTGCATCAACTGGTTCGACTGGGAGTGGACCCCGACTTGCAAGCCTCCGAGCCGCGTCTAAGCCGAAAGACGAGCCGCAGATCGATCGAATGCCTGACCGGATAGATTAACTTGTGTCTCAACTCCATCTGCGCCCCACGACTCCTCCCGAGCCGGAAGTGGAGCACCTCAATTGAACGCATGCGGTAGCCACCACCAGCTACCGACACCAGTTGACCAATCAATCTAgacaaataacaataaaaaggcTGTAGTTTAGAGTGCCTCTTTTAGTTCAACCTGATgggcattttattttatttttgtcgtGGGATATtaggaacgaaagaaaaatgccACAAATGTCAGCCAAAGGGattttcaactatttttttcatcttctttcgTCATCCCTGCCCCTGAAATCACACATATTCCCATTGAATCTGGCCCGCTGAACGGTCATcagaaattttgaaaaagaatCCTCTTTACTGCGCCGAGTGTACTACACTACTGCATGTTGTTTGTCGAAAAATGGAGGTCAAGTTAACAACCCGTTACAAGTCCAGGCGATGGCAGTTTGACTGCTTTTATCTATCATACCGGCACAAGTTATTGTACGAGTCATCAGCCAGTTTGCCGTATCGGTTTGATAAAGCGAACATGAGCTGCAATTAGAATTTCCATTCCTAATTAAATTGTCGGACGGTTCCTTCGACACAGTTTCGGTTGAGACATTGACTGTGCGACTTGACATGGGAAAAATTCGAGGAAAAGGGACTTACAAGTGACTCATGTTCGGTTGTCACTCCGTAGGAGACACCTTTGATTTGATTATCTTTCGCTACCCTATGTTTATTTCGAGTTACATAAGCACAatgatttgtttcgtttgtagCACGTGTTGCTTCTTAAAATGGTTTATTAACATTCTTTGACTTTGTTCCTGCCTATTCCTATACCTTTAATCTCTCTATTCGGTCGCAaacgtaaaacataaaaagtaaaacattaaTTCTGTTTGAAATGCATCCCAAAGTAAAggaatcataaaaaaatacttctcAATTTCCGATCGCTTTGGAGCGTACCGGAGCGTGGTACGGCGTTGCTAGAACTCTAGTAGTTCGGCCCAGTATCGTTCATTTCGAACAGTAGTTGCGCCACGGTGCGGCTTGACTCGACGCTACTCAGCGCTACCCCGGCCAGGTGTGATTCGTACATTCGAAGGTGCCTAAAGGAGCggggacacaaaaaaaaaaacgatgagtTCGAATTGTGCAAAATTGAAATGgataaacaatttgtttggttGCATAGCGTCTCGTACCTCTTTGCCGAGTTGGTATAAACGACCAGATTTCGCAGgatcagagcggatgttagACGGATGCTCTTCGTCACCGGACCTTCCATTTCATCCTACGGGGAAAGCAGGAgttttatattaatttatttatcattaACTGGACCAGGTCATTATCATTGATACGACGTTGTCATCTTCCTTGTCCTTCTGAAGAACTAACTGACTGAGTTAGTTAGTAATCGcgtattttaaaattgattttatcttTCAATCTAAGATTTTACACATCAGCCAATAACATTTTGATACAGTAGACTCCCGATTATCTGCCGCGGTCGTTTCAAgctcttttatttctttttgtgaTGTTTATGAAGCAAATCATACACAGAAAAACTTGTTCAAATTTGAtaaactaggtaaaacggcccggttacacggtccagttacaggaccagttacaggacccgtttactgggcccgtttacaggtcccagttacagggcccagcaacacggccaatttacaggacccggttgcactgcccagttacaggactcagtttacagggcccggtaagtcggcccgttgacaggtcccttttacatggcccggtaatacaGCCCGTTTATAGGGCCCGGTAAGTAGGCCCGTTGACAGGCCCCGGGtgcagggcccgtttacagggcctaaCCTTATGGATTTAGTTATatacttaattttattctgcgttggttatttccaTCATGTTGCAGCACCACTTTTCCTTATGTaaaaattttcgaaaaaattgtcccttAAATctggaaaacgtttcatttacTTCGTactacaaactttgaatgaaactgtgtagcacgttcacgctttgctttgttttatttcgccaaagtaaccatcgactaccaaaaactcgttcagcgcaagaaaaatgtcccctaccatccagcatccatagtatccttagcaaaagTATAGCGCCTGGGGAAACTGTaaagtgcgtgggaaaaccggagcgtaggaattgtgcatctcactttcacgctagcttcgctcgttcaacggtgctattgctatctaaactcaaggtagaaattgttgaaattgtctgcatctcgcttacgtgctcacttcgctcaatcgtactgtctaatggaaccactcagttagcGGAGTTTGTATACGGGATTGTTACTTAATAAGTTTACCGGCTTGTTTATGAATGGCTGTATCCCTGTGTGTTGCTACGTTGTACACATGTATCCCTTCCCCATTTTTGGTTATCAAAGTTGCCTGTTCTTAGCATATTGTATTCATGATGTTGATTACTTGGATGGTGTAAGTTGTTCCTACACATAATCGTAACGTTCGTCCGGCATCTTAGATTGTGCAGTTATTTCATAGGTCTGTTTGTGGATCTGTTTAAGATTCGCCTTAAAAGATACGTATCGTTTTAAGGCAGTGTGAACCCATTTACTACAGATAATCGGTAGTCTACtgtatttcaaaaacaaatgtttgagcAAAAACTGATATTTGAAAgaaactaggtaaaacggcccggttacacggcccgtttacaggtcccggttacagggcccgtttacaggccccgtttacaggacccgttgactggtcccggttacagggcccggtaacacggccaatttacatggcccggttacagtgcccgtttacacggcccggtaacaggacccgtttatagGGCCGGCTGACAGGGCCCAGCTACAGGACTCAGTTTACAGGCCCCGGTAAGccggcccgttgacaggtcccttTTACATgccctggtaacacggcccgtttacaggacccgtttacatggcccggtaatacggcccgtttttattttcgaaagaATTGTCACTAAAATctcgaaaatgtttcatttacttCGTACTGCAaagtttgaatgaaactgtgtagcacgttcacgctttgctttgttttatttcggcaaagtaaccatcgattatcaaaaactcgttcagcgcaagaaaaatttcccctaccatcctgcatccatagtatccttagcaaaagTATAGCGCCTGGGGAAACTGTaaagtgcgtgggaaaaccggagcgtaggaattgtgcatctcactttcacgctcgcttcgctcgttcaacggtgctattgctatctaagctcaaggtagaaattgttgaaattgtgcatctcgcttacgtgctcgtttcgctcaatcgtactgtctaatggaaccactcagttagcGGAGTTTGTATAGCGATTCTATAATTCTCGACCGGATGTTGGAAGGTCAATACATGTAACTAGGTATCGATTGTTGATGACCTACCTGAAATTCTTTCGAATTGACGTAATCCATCGAATGGCGCTTGATGGCATGCAGTGCCGCCGGACCGGCGGCTGAAAGTTGTCCCGGCCCGTTGGACGAGGAGCCGCCACTGTCGGTTCCATCGACCTTCGTGCACGATGCAGGTGCTGGTGAGCCCCGCTCGCCAACACTGGAGGAGCCACTGGTGGAGCTTGGGCTCGAAGTGTTCGCTATCATGACGTTGTTTGCACTACCCTGACCCGGCTGTCGAACGAGCGTCACCGGATAAGGCTGGCTCGGTTGTTGCGGTCCACCGGCAAGTCGACGTTGAACGGCCGCCTTGAAGGACTGCAGATACAAAGGAAAAGGATAGATTTACAATTTCCATGTCCCGTGGAAATGCCCAAAACCTTCTGGACCTACCTCGGCCGTGCAGTGTCGATCGAGAATGTGCGTCATCAGCGAGAACCGCTTGCGGGGCAAATTGTCGCACAGATTCGGCCCTGGGCCCCACTGGCAGTAGATGTCCGCGCTCACGTCGACCGTATCGGGACAGTGTACGTTGCAAGCGTGCCGAAACACGTCCATGGCCGATTGAAACTTTTTGCGCGGGCAACCCCGCCAATCGCACACCCATGGCCAGTTCGGCTCGACGTCCTCTTCGACAATTTTGCTCGGATCCATGGCGGGAATCATCTGTACGGTGATACCACCACCGCTGGACGTGGGATTAGGTGTCGGGCTGGTCACGACACTCGTCGAAGGTggagcagtagcagcagcattcGCCACCTGACTTGTCCCGACGGTTGATGATGCAACCGTCGGTGTTGACTGAGAATGGCCAGCGACGTTCGGCACCACGTTCGTTGTACTGTGTGGAGATGATGATGCCACTATCGGACGACCGCTTGTGGCGGATGTGGCTGTGACGACGGGACTTCCACTCGGTTGACCAGATGCCGGCGTGACGGTGGTTTGTACAATCGGTGTGACGGAGATTGATGGAATTGGAGCCGGAGTTGGCGTGGGTCCACTCGAAGCATTGGAAACGATCGTTTGCGTGATCGTAGTCTGGGAGTAcaggttgttgctgctgctacttGGAGTGACTACTATCGTCTGCTGCTGGC encodes:
- the LOC131294188 gene encoding uncharacterized protein LOC131294188; this encodes MKAVMLLSLLAMVLAVAFAQNGCVRDDSDGQPLCNAAEMATPLWRNNWDPTAYWQCETANTPATYRRCPTEGMFNSVTRTCINWFDWEWTPTCKPPSRV
- the LOC131294656 gene encoding integral membrane protein GPR155, whose translation is MEYRAGLPMLASILLATVMVAQQPVAAAMRHFNATITTNHPAVLLETLPLHNASGGVSGEYVFSQQNNTTDDNTPTISMDNLYPALIQCFAIIICGYLAGRLNIISNFEAKGLNTFVGTFALPSVIFLSLAELDWSTVNWNFLLSILIAKTIVFFAVAIISLLVARPVNYGRAGLLAIFCTQSNDFAIGYPIVSALYSKLHPEYASYIYLLAPISLAILNPIGYVLMEISKIKEKNAQNNVTNPPPTTCPELAAQNRRKILKGKALVVIKTIESIFFNPILLMTLLGVIGGQIFPKGLPVYLSSVLRSLGNSFSATALFLLGLRMVGKASTLQGPGLILPGILILVKLLVFPLVTRQTVNIMNAGANFSETTDLSTFGFLYGTFPAAPGVFVIASQYNRDVDLVASSMVASTFISAPLMFISAKMITITNLTPADYLNELDKFSFDISIVAIVAGVWMLLLFALTRKVKRMPHRITCCLLISQLICNVGVILWSTLEQNSPWKLYLQFYFFTIGCYSSRLWTAFLAITILFLQCRSLCFVLKLWPVFIAAAWGLPTLMVSLLLFVDGTNITPTEKRNPSFQYGNAQAAIAVFLLVMCFIVTVGCLILHQRFKKRHERYLTLSREVSSPDTETVTTTSSVVNLLTGSTGNGTVVHRRRHSVTSSDDEILTTGLSGCESVGNGTGCGVNTGNGGCCSSSSATVRTVVDIEDLAINNSINNADVAGGSDAIQSNGMCSAQFNCPTASKQQCQSLIDRYREQANDGLEPLEFDKTVDQQQILRHMVLLILLLCSMFVGLSLSVWTLIMEGMSGIYVELTFLDAFLNFGQSIIVLAVFITDTGELLLPMMKFWRKVWYGANLLQLPIWSELSTETRHICDQFTTHHLENCRKTIAKDIRWRIKVYRRVFYGSAFVDWLLEVGLAKDRADATHYARRLIDGRVLRHINNVYHFHDRNLLYTFCERL